A single window of Mycolicibacterium madagascariense DNA harbors:
- a CDS encoding GAF and ANTAR domain-containing protein — protein sequence MKERYERLAAAFVTLADTLVADYDVVELAQQLIDSSMSLLPIKAAGILLGDAKGELHVFASSSEQSRLLELLQVEADVGPCLDAYRSGVAVLADDLVEHTAQWPAFVERAGEYEFRAVAALPLRLRTERVGALNLFLDTEGPLANEDLAVGQALADVATIGILHQRVLSRSEVVNQQLQTALNTRLIIEQAKGVLAERGAVDMDRAFNLLRSHARRTNRRLADLARDVVDGADTTAVLSAAAE from the coding sequence GTGAAGGAACGCTACGAACGACTGGCGGCCGCGTTCGTCACGCTGGCCGACACCCTGGTCGCCGACTATGACGTCGTCGAGTTGGCGCAGCAGCTGATCGACAGCTCGATGTCGCTCCTGCCCATCAAGGCCGCGGGCATCCTGCTCGGCGACGCCAAGGGCGAGCTGCACGTCTTCGCCTCCAGCAGCGAGCAATCCAGGTTGCTCGAGCTCCTGCAGGTGGAGGCCGACGTCGGACCGTGTCTGGACGCCTACCGCAGCGGGGTCGCGGTGCTCGCCGACGATCTCGTCGAACACACCGCGCAGTGGCCGGCGTTCGTGGAGCGTGCCGGAGAGTACGAATTCCGGGCGGTCGCCGCTTTGCCCCTGCGGCTGCGGACCGAACGGGTCGGTGCCCTGAACCTGTTCCTCGACACGGAGGGTCCACTGGCGAACGAGGATCTCGCGGTGGGCCAGGCGCTTGCCGACGTCGCGACGATCGGCATCCTGCACCAGCGGGTGCTCTCGAGATCCGAGGTCGTCAACCAGCAATTGCAGACGGCGTTGAACACCCGGCTGATCATCGAGCAGGCCAAGGGCGTGCTGGCCGAACGCGGTGCCGTCGACATGGACCGCGCCTTCAATCTCCTGCGTTCCCATGCCCGTAGGACCAACCGGCGGCTCGCCGATCTGGCTCGCGACGTGGTCGACGGCGCCGATACGACGGCGGTGCTCAGCGCGGCTGCGGAGTAG
- a CDS encoding nitrogen regulation protein NR(II) — translation MTLLHGLTALPVLEWMDVPVLGLARDGTIVFANWAFADMLGHTPELVLTLTYPEIFGPVTDGRSPIAAMQDNADHVVQLAHLDGTAVQAKVGGTLVVAEDELALTSFDDITEQFWVEEL, via the coding sequence ATGACGTTGCTGCACGGGCTTACCGCGCTGCCGGTCCTCGAATGGATGGACGTGCCCGTTCTGGGATTGGCTCGAGACGGCACGATCGTGTTCGCCAACTGGGCGTTCGCGGACATGTTGGGGCACACCCCGGAGCTCGTGCTGACCCTGACCTATCCCGAGATCTTTGGGCCCGTCACCGACGGGCGATCACCCATCGCCGCGATGCAGGACAACGCCGATCACGTCGTGCAGCTGGCGCACCTCGACGGCACGGCCGTGCAGGCCAAGGTCGGCGGCACCCTGGTGGTCGCCGAGGACGAGTTGGCGTTGACGTCGTTCGACGACATCACCGAGCAGTTCTGGGTCGAGGAGCTCTAG
- a CDS encoding 3-hydroxyacyl-CoA dehydrogenase NAD-binding domain-containing protein produces MAENTIHWDQDADGIVTLTLDDPTGSANVMNEHYQQSMQKAVERLVAEADSITGVVITSAKKTFFAGGDLKGMITLGPENAGEAFDMVEAVKADLRKLEKLEKPVVAAINGAALGGGLEIALACNHRIAADVKGSQIGLPEVTLGLLPGGGGVTRTVRMFGIQKAFMEILSQGTRFKPAKAKDTGLVDELVGSVEELVPAAKAWIKANPDAHTQPWDQKGYKMPGGTPSSPGLAGILPSFPALLKKQLKGAPMPAPRAILDAAVEGAQVDFDTASRIESRYFTQLVTGQVAKNMIQAFFLDLQSINSGGSRPDGIGKTPITKIGVLGAGMMGAGIAYVSAKAGFDVVLKDVSLEAAERGKGYSEKLEAKALERGRTTQEKSDELLARITPSADPADFAGVDFVIEAVFESVELKHSVFQEIEDIVEPNALLGSNTSTLPITELATGVKRQDDFIGIHFFSPVDKMPLVEIIKGEKTSDEALARVFDYTLAIGKTPIVVNDSRGFFTSRVIGTFVNEALAMLGEGVAPASIEQAGSQAGYPAPPLQLSDELNLELMHKIAVASRKGVEDAGGTYEPHPAEAVVEKMIEIGRPSRLKGAGFYEYADGKRVGLWSGLKDTFNSGSTEIPLQDMIDRMLFAEALETQKCIDEGVLTTTADANIGSIMGIGFPPWTGGSAQFIVGYEGPAGIGKEAFVTRAKELAARYGERFEPPASLT; encoded by the coding sequence ATGGCAGAGAACACGATTCACTGGGACCAGGATGCCGACGGCATCGTCACGCTGACGCTGGACGACCCGACCGGGTCGGCCAACGTGATGAACGAGCACTACCAGCAGTCCATGCAGAAGGCCGTCGAACGCCTTGTCGCCGAAGCGGATTCGATCACCGGCGTCGTCATCACCAGCGCCAAGAAGACGTTCTTCGCCGGCGGCGACCTGAAGGGCATGATCACCCTCGGCCCCGAGAATGCCGGTGAGGCGTTCGACATGGTGGAGGCCGTCAAGGCCGATCTGCGCAAGCTGGAGAAGCTGGAGAAGCCCGTCGTGGCCGCCATCAACGGCGCGGCACTCGGCGGTGGCCTCGAGATCGCGCTGGCGTGCAACCACCGCATCGCCGCCGACGTGAAGGGTAGCCAGATCGGCCTGCCCGAGGTCACGCTCGGCCTGCTGCCCGGCGGCGGTGGCGTCACCCGCACCGTACGCATGTTCGGCATCCAGAAGGCGTTCATGGAGATCCTCAGCCAGGGCACGCGATTCAAGCCCGCCAAGGCCAAGGACACCGGTCTGGTCGACGAACTCGTCGGCTCCGTCGAGGAATTGGTGCCCGCCGCCAAGGCGTGGATCAAGGCCAACCCCGACGCGCACACGCAGCCCTGGGATCAGAAGGGTTACAAGATGCCCGGCGGCACGCCGTCATCGCCCGGTCTGGCCGGCATCCTGCCGTCGTTCCCCGCACTGCTGAAGAAGCAGCTCAAGGGTGCGCCGATGCCCGCACCGCGCGCCATCCTCGACGCCGCGGTCGAGGGCGCGCAGGTCGACTTCGACACCGCCAGCCGCATCGAGAGCCGCTACTTCACCCAGCTCGTCACGGGCCAGGTCGCCAAGAACATGATCCAGGCGTTCTTCCTGGACCTGCAGTCGATCAACTCCGGTGGGTCGCGGCCCGACGGGATCGGCAAGACGCCGATCACCAAGATCGGCGTGCTCGGCGCGGGCATGATGGGCGCCGGCATCGCCTACGTCTCGGCCAAGGCCGGATTCGACGTCGTGCTCAAGGACGTCAGCCTCGAGGCCGCCGAGAGGGGCAAGGGCTACTCCGAGAAGCTCGAGGCCAAGGCGCTCGAGCGTGGGCGCACGACGCAGGAGAAGAGCGACGAGCTGCTGGCTCGGATCACGCCGAGCGCCGATCCGGCCGACTTCGCGGGCGTCGACTTCGTCATCGAGGCGGTGTTCGAGTCGGTCGAGTTGAAGCACTCGGTGTTCCAGGAGATCGAGGACATCGTCGAGCCCAACGCGCTGCTCGGGTCGAACACCTCGACGCTGCCGATCACCGAGCTGGCGACCGGCGTGAAGCGTCAGGACGACTTCATCGGCATCCACTTCTTCTCACCGGTCGACAAGATGCCGCTCGTCGAGATCATCAAGGGCGAGAAGACATCTGACGAGGCGTTGGCCCGCGTGTTCGACTACACGCTGGCCATCGGCAAGACCCCGATCGTCGTCAACGACAGCCGTGGCTTCTTCACCAGCCGCGTCATCGGCACGTTCGTCAACGAGGCGCTCGCCATGCTGGGCGAGGGCGTCGCGCCGGCGAGCATCGAGCAGGCCGGTAGCCAGGCCGGCTACCCCGCGCCCCCGCTGCAGCTGTCCGACGAGCTCAACCTCGAGCTGATGCACAAGATCGCCGTCGCATCGCGCAAGGGTGTCGAGGACGCGGGCGGCACCTACGAGCCGCATCCCGCCGAGGCGGTCGTCGAGAAGATGATCGAGATCGGTCGCCCGTCGCGGCTCAAGGGCGCGGGCTTCTACGAGTACGCCGACGGCAAGCGCGTTGGGCTGTGGTCGGGTCTGAAGGACACCTTCAACTCAGGCAGCACCGAGATCCCACTGCAGGACATGATCGACCGAATGCTGTTCGCCGAGGCGCTCGAGACCCAGAAGTGCATCGACGAGGGCGTGTTGACGACCACCGCGGACGCCAACATCGGCTCGATCATGGGCATCGGCTTCCCGCCGTGGACGGGTGGCTCCGCGCAGTTCATCGTCGGCTACGAAGGGCCGGCGGGAATTGGCAAGGAGGCCTTCGTGACTCGCGCCAAGGAGCTGGCCGCCCGCTACGGCGAGCGCTTCGAACCGCCGGCGTCGCTCACCTAG
- a CDS encoding acetyl-CoA C-acetyltransferase yields MSEEAFIYEAIRTPRGKQRGGSLNEVKPVNLVVGLIDELRARHPDLDENLIGDVILGVVSPVGDQGGDIARTAALVAKLPETTGGFQLNRFCASGLEAVNTAAQKVRSGWDDLVIAGGVESMSRVPMGSDGGAWATDPETNYRLGFVPQGIGADLIATIEGFSREDVDAYAARSQEKAAAAWSGGYFAKSVVPVKDQNGLVILDHDEHMRPGTTVDSLGKLKTAFGGIGAMGGFDDVALQKYHSVEKINHVHTGGNSSGIVDGAALVLVGSESAGASQGLTPRARIVATATSGADPVIMLTGPTPATRKVLDRAGLSTEDIDLFELNEAFASVVLKFQKDLNIPDEKLNVNGGAIAMGHPLGATGAMITGTMVDELERRNARRALITLCIGGGMGVATIIERV; encoded by the coding sequence ATGTCCGAAGAAGCCTTCATCTATGAGGCGATCCGCACCCCGCGCGGCAAGCAGCGCGGCGGCTCGCTGAACGAAGTCAAGCCCGTCAACCTCGTCGTCGGTCTGATCGACGAGCTCCGCGCGCGGCACCCCGACCTCGACGAGAACCTGATCGGCGACGTCATCCTCGGCGTCGTGTCACCCGTCGGCGACCAGGGCGGCGACATCGCCCGCACCGCCGCGCTGGTGGCCAAGCTGCCCGAGACCACCGGCGGCTTCCAGCTCAACCGCTTCTGCGCCTCGGGTCTCGAGGCCGTCAACACCGCCGCCCAGAAGGTGCGCTCCGGGTGGGACGACCTGGTGATCGCCGGCGGCGTCGAGTCGATGAGCCGCGTCCCGATGGGTTCCGACGGCGGCGCCTGGGCCACCGACCCGGAGACCAACTACCGCCTCGGCTTCGTACCCCAGGGCATCGGCGCCGACCTGATCGCCACCATCGAGGGCTTCTCCCGCGAGGACGTCGACGCCTACGCCGCGCGCTCGCAGGAGAAGGCCGCTGCGGCCTGGTCGGGCGGCTACTTCGCCAAGTCCGTCGTTCCGGTGAAGGACCAGAACGGTCTGGTCATCCTCGACCACGACGAGCACATGCGCCCCGGCACGACCGTCGATAGCCTCGGCAAGCTGAAGACCGCCTTCGGCGGCATCGGCGCCATGGGCGGGTTCGATGACGTGGCGCTGCAGAAGTACCACTCGGTCGAGAAGATCAACCACGTCCATACCGGCGGCAACAGCTCCGGCATCGTCGACGGCGCCGCGCTGGTGCTCGTCGGCAGTGAAAGTGCCGGTGCCTCACAGGGTTTGACCCCGCGGGCCCGTATCGTCGCCACCGCCACCAGCGGCGCCGACCCGGTCATCATGCTGACCGGCCCGACCCCGGCCACCCGCAAGGTGCTCGACCGCGCGGGTCTGTCCACCGAGGACATCGACCTGTTCGAGCTGAACGAGGCCTTCGCCTCGGTGGTGCTGAAGTTCCAGAAGGACCTCAACATCCCCGACGAGAAGCTCAACGTCAACGGCGGCGCCATCGCGATGGGCCACCCGCTTGGCGCCACCGGCGCCATGATCACCGGCACCATGGTCGACGAGCTCGAGAGGCGCAACGCGCGGCGCGCCTTGATCACGCTGTGCATCGGCGGCGGCATGGGCGTGGCGACCATCATCGAAAGGGTTTGA
- a CDS encoding alkene reductase translates to MAFTFDHDATLLKPIRVGDVPARNRLFMAPLTRSRAHADGTPSDLAVRYYAQRAAAGLIISEATAVSAGANGAYVNTPGIHTDGHQAKWAQIAEAVHAEGGSMFVQLWHVGRMGHPDISGTETVAPSAIAANMSAHTPSGKKPLPVPRALRTDELPAIVDQFRAAARRAVDAGMDGVEIHGANGYLLHEFQSDVVNQRTDAYGGSSENRARLTAEIVEAVADEIGAGRVGLRISPGGTAADMRENDVVGVYQALLDRIAPLGIAYLHVLIDPTAETFGAIRAIWSGTFVLNTGREIDTDFCQLESFAEWGAISAAAVGRPFLANPDLIDRLIVGAELNEPDVATFYTPGPVGYVDYPTLAEVEESRSA, encoded by the coding sequence GTGGCCTTCACCTTCGATCACGACGCGACCCTGCTGAAGCCGATTCGGGTCGGGGACGTCCCGGCACGGAACCGGCTATTCATGGCACCGCTGACTCGCTCGCGTGCCCACGCCGACGGCACGCCGTCGGATCTGGCCGTGCGGTACTACGCCCAGCGCGCCGCGGCGGGCCTGATCATCTCCGAGGCGACCGCCGTGTCGGCCGGAGCCAACGGCGCCTACGTCAACACGCCCGGCATCCACACCGACGGCCACCAGGCGAAGTGGGCGCAGATCGCCGAGGCGGTGCACGCCGAGGGCGGATCGATGTTCGTGCAGCTGTGGCACGTCGGCCGCATGGGTCATCCCGACATCAGCGGCACCGAGACCGTCGCGCCGTCGGCGATTGCCGCCAACATGTCCGCACACACCCCGTCGGGCAAGAAGCCGCTCCCGGTGCCGAGGGCGCTGCGCACCGACGAGCTGCCCGCGATCGTCGACCAGTTCCGCGCGGCGGCCCGGCGCGCCGTCGACGCCGGCATGGATGGCGTGGAGATCCACGGCGCCAACGGCTACCTGCTGCACGAGTTCCAGTCCGACGTCGTGAATCAGCGCACCGACGCCTACGGCGGCTCGTCGGAGAACCGGGCCCGGCTCACCGCCGAGATCGTCGAGGCCGTCGCCGACGAGATCGGCGCCGGTCGGGTGGGCCTGCGCATCTCGCCCGGCGGCACGGCCGCAGACATGCGCGAGAACGACGTCGTCGGCGTCTACCAGGCGCTGCTGGATCGGATCGCGCCGCTCGGGATCGCCTACCTGCACGTGCTGATCGACCCGACCGCCGAGACGTTCGGCGCGATCCGCGCGATCTGGTCGGGCACCTTCGTGCTGAACACCGGCCGCGAGATCGACACCGACTTTTGCCAGCTGGAGAGCTTCGCCGAGTGGGGCGCGATCAGCGCGGCCGCCGTGGGCCGCCCGTTCCTCGCCAACCCCGACCTCATCGATCGGCTCATCGTCGGGGCCGAGCTCAACGAGCCCGACGTGGCGACGTTCTACACGCCGGGACCCGTCGGCTACGTCGACTACCCGACGCTGGCCGAGGTGGAGGAGTCCCGCTCGGCCTGA
- a CDS encoding pyridoxal phosphate-dependent aminotransferase, whose translation MTKSRVAGGPAPVARLQPYAVTIFAEMSALAARIGAVNLGQGFPDEDGPEPMLRTAEQAIADGINQYPPGPGIPALRQAIAAQRQRRHGITYDPDTEVLVTVGATEAIAAAVIGLVEPGSDVLLIEPFYDSYSPVIAMAGSHRVAVPLVRDGRGFAIDVDALRAAVTPRTRALIVNSPHNPTGMVASYAELAAIAELAVEKDLLVITDEVYEALVFDGRTHLPLAGYPGMAERTITISSAAKMFNVTGWKIGWACGPAPLIAGVRAAKQFLTYVGGAPFQPAVAEALDHEDAWTVTLRESFQRRRNRLSSALSDIGFDVLDSVGTYFLCADPRPLGYTDSTTFCAELPERAGVAAIPMSAFCDPDSPHLGDWNHLVRFAFCKRDDTMEEAIRRLQVLKG comes from the coding sequence ATGACGAAGTCCCGTGTCGCCGGTGGCCCGGCTCCGGTTGCCCGGCTCCAGCCCTATGCGGTGACGATCTTCGCGGAGATGTCGGCGTTGGCCGCGCGCATCGGGGCGGTGAACCTCGGCCAGGGCTTCCCCGACGAGGACGGGCCCGAGCCGATGCTGCGGACGGCGGAGCAGGCGATCGCCGACGGGATCAACCAATATCCGCCGGGGCCAGGCATTCCGGCGCTGCGCCAGGCGATCGCCGCGCAGCGGCAACGCCGCCACGGCATCACCTACGACCCCGACACCGAGGTGCTGGTCACCGTCGGGGCCACGGAGGCGATCGCGGCGGCCGTCATCGGGCTCGTCGAACCGGGCTCCGACGTCCTGCTGATCGAACCGTTCTACGACTCCTACTCGCCGGTGATCGCCATGGCGGGCAGTCATCGCGTCGCGGTGCCACTCGTCCGGGACGGGCGGGGCTTCGCGATCGACGTCGATGCCCTGCGCGCCGCCGTCACTCCCCGCACCCGGGCGCTCATCGTCAACTCGCCGCACAACCCGACCGGCATGGTCGCCTCCTATGCCGAGTTGGCGGCCATCGCCGAACTGGCGGTCGAGAAGGACCTGCTGGTGATCACCGACGAGGTGTACGAGGCGCTGGTCTTCGACGGCAGGACTCACCTCCCGCTGGCCGGCTACCCGGGCATGGCGGAGCGGACGATCACCATCTCCAGCGCGGCGAAGATGTTCAACGTCACCGGCTGGAAGATCGGCTGGGCCTGCGGACCCGCGCCACTCATCGCCGGGGTGCGGGCGGCCAAGCAATTCCTCACCTACGTCGGCGGAGCCCCCTTCCAGCCCGCCGTCGCCGAGGCGCTAGACCACGAGGACGCGTGGACGGTGACCCTGCGAGAGTCGTTCCAGCGCAGGCGCAATCGACTGTCGAGCGCCCTGTCCGACATCGGCTTCGACGTCCTCGACAGCGTCGGCACCTACTTCCTGTGCGCCGATCCCCGCCCGCTCGGGTACACCGACAGCACGACGTTCTGCGCCGAACTGCCCGAGCGCGCCGGCGTCGCAGCCATCCCGATGTCGGCGTTCTGCGACCCCGACTCGCCGCACCTCGGCGACTGGAATCACCTGGTGCGCTTCGCCTTCTGCAAGCGCGACGACACCATGGAGGAGGCCATCAGGCGGCTTCAGGTGCTCAAGGGCTAG
- a CDS encoding YhgE/Pip domain-containing protein, producing the protein MMLAALSLGTDLKRYSRGVLPRVALVTIVLLPLLYGAMYLWAFWNPFAAVDRVPVALVNEDQGAVVQGQPLRAGDEVATALLQSRQLDLRPMSAADAANSVRAGKTYFSVTLPADFSEAIASPATPHPRQAEIRFDFDDANNYLASVIGQNASREVLNQVNARVGEQVIGKVLIGLTAAGDGIKKAANGADQLAAGLTTANDGSHQLASGADTLASGLATARSGSAALAAGAHQLSTGIGKSTGPLVDALDRVQRLDLNPDDVAALAARISDGVATASDRIAALNVDHQLAAGIVDQVVGGLQANADPSARGLGEVLGGAQKILNSEGLDPTTHDGLTRIGENARQLEAEFGDPNSQARQLLTQTLNGQLKADVVRLRDGAAQLDGGAATLEAGLVKLTDGGRRLAGGAHQLAAGTQQLSDGSRQLADGLDKGAAQLPTLNDQQRTAIAKTVASPVVTRQATANEAPTFGTGFAPFFLPLALFIGTLIIWMLLTPLQSRPIVGGLGALRVVLASYWPALTVAACQVVVMYVVVHFGVGLHARYAVGTIAFLLLVSATFLAMIQAFNAVFGVAVGRVVTLAFLMIQLVSSGGIYPVETTAKPFQLIHPFDPMTYAVNGLRELTAGGVETRLWVSIVVLVGVLAVSLTASALAARRNRQYTMERLRPPIEV; encoded by the coding sequence ATGATGCTTGCCGCACTGTCGCTGGGCACCGACCTGAAGCGCTATTCGCGCGGCGTTCTGCCGCGCGTGGCGCTGGTCACGATCGTCCTGCTGCCCCTGCTGTACGGGGCGATGTACCTGTGGGCGTTCTGGAATCCCTTCGCCGCCGTGGACCGGGTGCCGGTCGCACTGGTCAACGAGGACCAGGGTGCCGTCGTCCAGGGGCAGCCCCTGCGCGCAGGCGACGAGGTCGCCACCGCCCTGCTGCAGTCCCGCCAACTCGATCTGCGTCCGATGTCGGCGGCCGACGCTGCGAACTCCGTCAGGGCGGGCAAGACGTACTTCTCCGTCACGCTGCCCGCCGACTTCAGCGAGGCCATCGCATCTCCCGCGACGCCCCATCCCCGCCAGGCCGAGATCCGCTTCGACTTCGACGACGCCAACAACTATCTGGCCTCGGTGATCGGGCAGAACGCGTCGCGCGAGGTGCTCAACCAGGTCAACGCCCGCGTCGGCGAGCAGGTCATCGGCAAGGTGCTGATAGGGCTCACCGCCGCCGGGGACGGCATCAAGAAGGCCGCCAACGGGGCCGACCAACTCGCCGCCGGACTGACCACCGCCAACGACGGGTCCCACCAATTGGCCAGTGGCGCAGACACACTCGCCAGTGGTCTGGCGACGGCCCGCTCCGGCTCGGCGGCGCTGGCCGCGGGCGCCCACCAGCTGTCCACGGGCATCGGGAAGTCGACCGGCCCGTTGGTCGACGCCCTGGACCGGGTCCAGCGGCTCGATCTGAACCCCGACGACGTCGCCGCTCTCGCCGCGCGGATCAGTGACGGGGTCGCGACGGCGAGTGACCGGATCGCCGCGCTGAACGTAGACCACCAGTTGGCAGCCGGGATCGTCGATCAGGTGGTCGGCGGTCTGCAGGCCAACGCCGATCCGTCGGCACGGGGTCTCGGCGAGGTGCTGGGGGGAGCGCAGAAGATCCTGAACTCCGAGGGTCTCGATCCGACGACCCACGACGGCCTGACGCGGATCGGTGAGAACGCCCGACAGCTCGAGGCCGAATTCGGCGACCCGAATAGCCAAGCGCGACAACTGCTCACGCAGACGTTGAACGGGCAGCTGAAGGCCGACGTCGTACGGTTGCGCGACGGTGCCGCCCAACTCGACGGTGGCGCAGCCACACTCGAGGCCGGACTGGTGAAGCTGACCGACGGTGGCCGCCGACTCGCCGGGGGCGCCCATCAGCTGGCCGCGGGTACGCAGCAGCTCAGCGACGGCTCCCGCCAGCTCGCCGACGGACTCGACAAGGGGGCTGCGCAACTCCCGACGCTTAACGACCAGCAGCGCACCGCCATCGCCAAGACGGTCGCCAGTCCCGTGGTGACGAGGCAGGCTACCGCCAACGAAGCTCCGACGTTCGGTACGGGCTTCGCGCCGTTCTTCCTTCCGCTCGCGCTGTTCATCGGCACGCTCATCATTTGGATGTTGTTGACGCCGTTGCAGTCTCGCCCCATCGTGGGCGGCCTCGGTGCGCTGCGCGTGGTGCTCGCGTCCTACTGGCCCGCGCTGACGGTGGCCGCCTGCCAGGTGGTGGTCATGTACGTCGTCGTCCACTTCGGGGTGGGACTGCACGCCAGGTACGCCGTCGGCACCATCGCGTTCCTGCTCCTGGTGTCGGCGACCTTCCTGGCGATGATCCAGGCGTTCAACGCCGTCTTCGGCGTGGCCGTCGGGCGCGTGGTCACGCTGGCGTTCCTGATGATTCAGCTGGTGTCCTCCGGCGGCATCTATCCGGTGGAGACCACCGCGAAGCCCTTCCAGCTCATCCACCCGTTCGATCCGATGACCTACGCGGTCAACGGGTTGCGCGAGCTGACGGCCGGAGGCGTCGAGACCCGGCTGTGGGTGTCGATCGTCGTGCTGGTCGGGGTGCTCGCGGTGTCGTTGACGGCCAGCGCGCTGGCGGCCAGACGCAACCGGCAGTACACGATGGAGCGACTTCGTCCGCCGATCGAGGTCTAG
- a CDS encoding P-loop NTPase family protein: MTEPEIVEPEPPAIVARALAVRGPWGPVYGPLDLEVARGGLTVLTVTPGSGATALLATLAGRMTPTSGTLDVMGQTRAPAIFGRSALAGVEDLDGVSDSVTVGDLLTEQMRWDAPWYRRVRRADAGDLTRVCAPVFGPLPLPALNAYVDELTELDALLLRISLANTATPPLLVVGSLDQVDEDASRAELVRRLVALGERQTVVTASANAVPPGLGVRVQVSVDEKGGE; encoded by the coding sequence GTGACGGAGCCCGAGATCGTCGAACCGGAACCTCCCGCGATCGTCGCGCGTGCCCTCGCGGTGCGAGGTCCGTGGGGGCCGGTGTACGGGCCCCTCGATCTGGAGGTGGCGCGCGGTGGGCTCACCGTGCTGACGGTGACGCCCGGTTCGGGTGCCACCGCGCTCCTCGCGACGCTGGCCGGCCGGATGACACCGACGAGCGGAACGCTCGACGTCATGGGGCAGACCCGCGCGCCGGCGATCTTCGGGCGCAGCGCGCTCGCCGGTGTCGAGGACCTCGACGGCGTATCCGATTCCGTCACCGTCGGTGACCTCCTCACCGAGCAGATGCGTTGGGACGCCCCGTGGTATCGCCGGGTGCGCCGAGCCGACGCCGGCGATCTGACGCGCGTGTGCGCTCCGGTGTTCGGCCCGCTGCCGCTGCCCGCGCTGAACGCCTACGTCGACGAACTGACCGAGCTCGACGCGCTGCTGCTGCGCATCTCCTTGGCCAACACGGCCACCCCGCCGTTGCTGGTGGTGGGCAGCCTCGATCAGGTGGACGAGGACGCGAGTCGCGCCGAACTGGTGCGCCGACTGGTCGCGCTCGGCGAACGGCAGACCGTCGTCACCGCGTCCGCGAATGCGGTGCCGCCGGGTCTTGGTGTCCGAGTACAGGTGTCGGTCGATGAGAAGGGTGGGGAATGA
- a CDS encoding LLM class F420-dependent oxidoreductase gives MVTGVVLNPSPSATNAVDDVVEQARRAFEIGVRQVWFSQQFSHDAISLAGLVGAAVPGLGVGTFVVPINPRHPLIVSTLAQTAQAAAHGNFSLGLGLGAKAIETAAFGTAWANPAGRLREHLQVLRSIFDTGAVDFHGTEISTTAAQWPVTLPGGTPIPIYVAAMGPKALRVTGELADGTLPYLAGPRTLQEFIVPTISEAAASAGRPAPRIIAAVPVVVSDDEDDARRIATEELAFYESIPSYATVIARENASSAGELAAVGPAAAVREQLRRYLDAGATDLVLSPMRSNTADPRRLWEIAASI, from the coding sequence ATGGTCACCGGAGTAGTCCTCAATCCCAGCCCGTCCGCCACCAACGCCGTCGACGACGTCGTCGAGCAGGCACGCCGCGCCTTCGAGATCGGCGTCCGCCAGGTGTGGTTCTCCCAGCAGTTCAGCCACGACGCGATCAGCCTTGCGGGTCTGGTCGGTGCGGCCGTCCCCGGACTCGGCGTGGGGACGTTCGTCGTCCCCATCAATCCACGGCACCCGCTGATCGTCTCGACCCTGGCGCAGACCGCGCAGGCGGCCGCGCACGGCAACTTCAGCCTCGGGCTCGGCCTGGGCGCGAAGGCGATCGAGACGGCGGCGTTCGGGACGGCGTGGGCCAACCCGGCGGGCCGGCTGCGCGAGCACCTCCAGGTGCTGCGTTCCATCTTCGACACCGGCGCCGTCGACTTCCACGGCACGGAGATCTCCACGACCGCGGCGCAGTGGCCCGTCACCCTGCCCGGTGGCACGCCGATCCCCATCTACGTTGCGGCCATGGGACCCAAGGCTTTACGCGTCACGGGCGAGCTGGCCGACGGCACGCTGCCGTACCTGGCCGGCCCGCGGACGCTGCAGGAGTTCATCGTGCCGACCATCTCGGAGGCCGCGGCATCGGCGGGCCGGCCCGCGCCGCGGATCATCGCCGCGGTACCGGTCGTGGTGTCCGATGACGAGGACGACGCCCGCCGGATCGCCACCGAGGAGCTGGCCTTCTACGAGTCCATTCCCTCCTACGCCACCGTGATCGCACGGGAGAACGCCTCCAGCGCAGGCGAACTCGCGGCCGTCGGGCCTGCTGCCGCGGTGCGCGAGCAGCTTCGGCGCTACCTCGATGCGGGCGCCACCGATCTGGTGCTCTCCCCGATGCGGTCGAACACCGCCGATCCCCGACGGCTCTGGGAGATCGCCGCCTCGATCTGA